From a single Clostridium isatidis genomic region:
- the clpB gene encoding ATP-dependent chaperone ClpB — protein sequence MNVDKMTIRVQQALNDASQIAVRNNHQQVEIIHLFTALVEQEDGLIPNILTKMEVNVKGLEADLKDILNKMPKVLGEGANSSGVYATREIQEILVKAEDIAKKFEDAYISVEHVMLAIIDINKKAEIRRILDKYDITEKRFMNALKEIRGNQRVETQDPEGTYDALSKYGTNLTELARKHKLDPVIGRDEEIRRAVRILSRRTKNNPVLIGEPGVGKTAIVEGLAYRIIKGDVPEGLKDKTIFSLDMGALIAGAKYRGEFEERLKAVLKEVKSSEGKIILFIDEIHTIVGAGKTDGAMDAGNLIKPLLARGELHCIGATTFDEYRKYIEKDKALERRFQPVIVNEPSIEDAISILRGLKEKFEIHHGIRIHDSALVAAVKLSNRYIQDRYLPDKAIDLVDEAGSMIRTEIDSLPTELDDIRRRLFQLEIEKEALSKEYDEASIKKLNALEKDIAELKAKNDELTAKFEREKQSILALKELKEKLDDAKGELEAAQRNYNYNRAAEIQYSLIPQLENEIKAKEKEVKENYEGALLKEEVTEEEISLVLSKWTGIPVSNLLEGEREKLLKLEGEMKKRVIGQEEAITSVANAILRARAGLKAVNRPIGSFIFLGPTGVGKTELAKTLARNLFDTEENIIRIDMSEYMEKHSVSRLVGAPPGYVGYDEGGQLTEAVRRKPYSVILFDEIEKAHDDVFNIFLQILDDGRLTDNKGKTVDFKNTIIIMTSNIGSSSLLENKGEDSIDEEIRNRVMNEMKLRFKPEFLNRVDDIIMFKPLTENGIKKIIDIFLEEVSERLKDRNISLRVTEEAKSLMAREGYDPVYGARPLRRYIQNTIENSLARKIIKGEIGYGSNVIIDLEDEEFIIKEE from the coding sequence ATGAATGTAGATAAGATGACAATAAGAGTTCAACAAGCATTAAATGATGCAAGTCAAATTGCTGTTAGGAACAATCATCAACAAGTTGAAATAATACATTTATTTACTGCTTTAGTAGAACAGGAAGATGGATTAATACCAAATATTTTAACCAAAATGGAGGTTAATGTTAAAGGTCTTGAAGCTGATTTAAAAGATATACTAAATAAAATGCCAAAAGTTCTTGGAGAAGGGGCAAATTCTTCAGGTGTATATGCAACAAGGGAAATCCAAGAAATATTAGTAAAGGCAGAAGATATAGCCAAGAAGTTTGAAGATGCTTATATAAGTGTTGAGCATGTTATGCTTGCAATTATAGATATAAATAAAAAGGCAGAAATAAGAAGAATATTAGATAAGTATGATATAACTGAGAAAAGATTTATGAATGCTTTAAAGGAGATAAGGGGCAATCAAAGAGTTGAAACTCAGGATCCAGAAGGTACCTATGATGCTTTAAGCAAATATGGAACTAATCTTACAGAGTTAGCTAGAAAGCATAAGTTAGATCCAGTTATTGGTAGAGACGAGGAAATAAGAAGAGCTGTTAGAATTTTATCTAGAAGAACTAAAAATAATCCAGTGCTGATAGGAGAACCTGGAGTAGGTAAAACTGCAATAGTAGAAGGATTAGCTTATAGAATAATTAAGGGAGATGTGCCAGAAGGCTTAAAAGATAAAACTATATTTTCTTTAGATATGGGAGCCTTAATAGCTGGTGCTAAGTATAGGGGAGAATTTGAAGAAAGATTAAAGGCTGTATTAAAAGAAGTAAAAAGCAGTGAAGGAAAAATAATATTATTTATAGATGAAATTCATACTATAGTAGGAGCAGGTAAAACAGATGGAGCAATGGATGCAGGTAATTTAATTAAGCCTCTTTTGGCAAGAGGAGAATTACATTGTATCGGAGCTACAACTTTTGATGAATACAGAAAATATATAGAAAAGGATAAAGCCTTAGAAAGAAGATTTCAGCCAGTTATAGTTAATGAACCATCAATTGAGGATGCAATTTCAATTTTAAGAGGCTTGAAGGAAAAGTTTGAAATTCATCATGGGATTAGAATTCACGATTCAGCCTTAGTAGCTGCAGTAAAATTATCAAATAGATATATACAAGATAGATATTTACCAGATAAGGCAATAGACTTGGTAGATGAAGCTGGTTCAATGATAAGAACAGAAATAGATTCCCTTCCAACAGAATTAGATGATATAAGAAGAAGATTATTTCAATTAGAGATAGAGAAAGAAGCCTTAAGTAAGGAATATGATGAAGCTTCAATAAAAAAATTAAATGCTTTAGAAAAAGATATAGCAGAGTTAAAGGCTAAAAATGATGAGTTAACTGCTAAGTTTGAAAGAGAAAAACAATCAATTTTAGCATTAAAAGAATTAAAGGAGAAATTAGATGATGCTAAGGGAGAATTAGAAGCTGCACAAAGAAACTACAATTATAATAGGGCAGCTGAAATTCAATATAGCTTAATACCGCAATTAGAAAATGAAATAAAAGCCAAGGAAAAAGAAGTAAAGGAAAATTATGAAGGAGCTTTATTAAAGGAAGAAGTTACTGAAGAAGAAATTTCACTTGTATTATCTAAATGGACTGGTATTCCTGTATCTAATTTATTAGAAGGCGAAAGAGAAAAACTTTTAAAACTAGAAGGAGAAATGAAAAAAAGAGTAATTGGCCAAGAAGAAGCAATAACTTCAGTTGCAAATGCTATTTTAAGAGCTAGGGCTGGTTTAAAGGCTGTAAATAGGCCGATAGGATCCTTTATATTCTTAGGGCCAACAGGAGTTGGTAAGACAGAGCTTGCCAAAACTTTAGCAAGAAATCTATTCGATACAGAAGAAAATATAATAAGAATAGATATGTCTGAATATATGGAAAAACATTCAGTTTCTAGATTAGTTGGAGCTCCTCCAGGATATGTTGGATATGATGAAGGAGGACAATTAACAGAAGCTGTTAGAAGAAAACCATATAGTGTTATTCTATTTGATGAAATAGAAAAAGCCCATGATGATGTATTTAATATTTTCCTACAAATTTTAGATGATGGTCGCCTAACTGATAATAAAGGTAAGACTGTAGATTTTAAAAACACTATAATTATTATGACTTCCAATATAGGAAGCAGCAGCCTTCTAGAAAATAAAGGCGAGGACAGTATTGATGAAGAAATAAGAAATAGAGTAATGAATGAAATGAAATTAAGATTTAAACCAGAATTTTTAAATAGAGTAGACGATATTATAATGTTTAAGCCTTTAACAGAAAATGGTATAAAGAAAATTATTGATATTTTCCTAGAGGAAGTTTCAGAAAGGCTAAAGGATAGAAACATTAGCTTAAGAGTTACTGAAGAAGCTAAAAGTTTAATGGCTAGAGAAGGGTATGATCCTGTATACGGAGCAAGACCATTAAGAAGATATATTCAGAATACAATTGAAAACTCTTTAGCAAGAAAAATAATAAAGGGAGAAATAGGTTATGGATCTAATGTGATTATTGACCTTGAAGATGAAGAATTTATCATAAAGGAAGAGTAG
- a CDS encoding helix-turn-helix domain-containing protein gives MRREYITYSNDLPIKISYVNIKNYPIHWHNAIQIIYVLKGKISVNIDTDSFELYEREVEIINVNEAHSISSDEDNEVLLFFIDPYFFEKYYKDINNVFFYTGSTDEGPQEGEEYLILKELLSKLLCEVVQKIEDYDEEVETILVELLYHLINNFHYLTYEKEELKEKTEQLARYHRISKYIFNNYDTNITLQDIAKKEFLSPDYLSHEIKYATGYSFTDLVNLTRVEESVKLLLDTDLSISDISDEVGFSHVRYLNKNFKIYYNCTPLQFRKKYKLSEKEFEEAKRYEILDLKNALENLSSDLEDYERFNYENKLWTIHINMDDSVGLFNTEYREIINLEDAFDLLLEDNKDILEEIQEELHFSYARLNNMFCNDMGVFPKSDFYNWNKAKSVIEFLDSIDLYPLILIDNPNFTLEKYIQIIQSFLEYFNEIDYIDISNFKFQFTNIISKDIKAGLIDFISSNYNIDIIENDFISVKSLNKIYDTIYMLPFIIHNTIFQKNSLNFLRAYDVLEKEARLTNEVFIGAPGIVNDMNIRKPSYYAYYFLSKLGEEIVLLEDGCIVTKDEDGYCILLYAYNEDITELKDYDKIFKKRGTKNIYKKRISLNIQNIKTNSRIITYEVSEKVGSSYNYWLSMGSPDRLNKEEKEILHKASFPKIEFKYSKKSPILNIITELKGYSAKLIYIKKAR, from the coding sequence ATGAGAAGAGAATATATAACTTATTCTAATGATCTGCCTATAAAAATATCTTATGTAAATATTAAAAATTATCCTATCCATTGGCATAATGCAATTCAAATAATATATGTTTTAAAAGGTAAGATTTCTGTAAATATTGATACAGATTCCTTTGAACTATATGAAAGGGAAGTTGAAATTATTAATGTAAATGAGGCTCATAGTATATCTAGTGATGAAGATAATGAAGTCTTACTATTTTTTATAGATCCTTATTTTTTTGAAAAGTATTATAAGGATATAAATAATGTTTTCTTTTATACAGGTTCTACAGATGAGGGTCCTCAAGAAGGTGAAGAATATTTAATTCTTAAAGAACTTCTATCTAAACTCCTATGTGAAGTAGTTCAAAAAATAGAAGATTATGATGAAGAGGTAGAAACTATTTTAGTCGAACTTTTATATCATTTAATAAATAATTTTCACTATCTTACTTATGAAAAAGAAGAATTAAAAGAAAAAACAGAGCAACTAGCAAGATATCATAGAATTTCTAAATATATTTTTAATAATTATGATACAAATATAACCCTACAAGATATTGCTAAAAAGGAATTTTTAAGTCCAGATTATTTATCTCATGAAATTAAATATGCAACCGGATATAGCTTTACAGATTTAGTAAACTTGACTAGAGTTGAAGAGTCGGTCAAATTACTTCTAGATACAGACTTAAGTATATCTGATATTTCTGATGAAGTAGGCTTTTCCCATGTTAGATATTTAAATAAAAATTTTAAAATATATTATAATTGCACTCCGCTTCAATTTAGAAAAAAGTATAAATTAAGTGAAAAAGAATTTGAGGAAGCAAAAAGATATGAAATTTTGGATTTAAAAAATGCCTTAGAAAATCTTTCAAGCGATTTAGAAGACTATGAAAGATTTAATTATGAAAATAAATTATGGACTATTCATATAAATATGGATGATAGTGTAGGATTATTTAATACAGAGTATAGGGAAATTATTAACTTAGAGGATGCCTTTGATTTATTGTTGGAAGACAATAAAGATATACTTGAAGAAATCCAAGAAGAACTTCACTTCAGCTATGCAAGACTTAATAATATGTTTTGTAATGATATGGGAGTTTTCCCTAAATCAGATTTTTATAATTGGAATAAGGCCAAAAGTGTTATAGAATTTCTTGATTCTATAGATTTATATCCATTAATATTAATTGATAATCCAAACTTCACTTTAGAAAAATATATTCAAATTATCCAAAGCTTTCTAGAATATTTTAACGAAATTGATTATATAGATATTTCAAACTTTAAATTTCAATTTACAAATATAATATCTAAAGATATTAAGGCTGGCTTAATAGATTTTATTAGTTCTAATTACAATATAGATATTATAGAAAATGATTTTATCTCTGTCAAAAGTTTAAATAAAATATATGATACCATTTATATGCTTCCTTTTATCATCCATAATACTATTTTTCAAAAGAACTCCTTAAACTTTTTAAGGGCCTATGATGTATTAGAGAAAGAAGCAAGGCTTACAAATGAAGTTTTTATAGGAGCCCCTGGTATTGTAAATGATATGAATATAAGAAAACCATCTTACTATGCTTACTATTTTTTAAGTAAGCTTGGAGAGGAAATAGTTTTATTAGAAGATGGCTGCATTGTAACTAAAGATGAAGATGGATATTGTATACTTTTATATGCTTATAATGAAGATATTACAGAGCTTAAGGATTATGATAAAATCTTTAAAAAAAGAGGAACTAAAAACATATATAAAAAACGCATATCCTTAAATATACAAAACATAAAAACTAATTCAAGAATTATCACATATGAAGTAAGCGAAAAGGTAGGTTCATCCTATAACTACTGGTTGTCTATGGGATCTCCAGATAGATTAAATAAGGAAGAAAAAGAAATTCTACACAAAGCTTCCTTCCCAAAAATAGAGTTTAAATATTCAAAGAAAAGTCCAATTTTAAATATTATTACTGAATTAAAAGGATATTCAGCTAAATTGATATATATTAAAAAAGCAAGATAG
- a CDS encoding helix-turn-helix domain-containing protein codes for MEILSTGEKIKRIRIYHGVTLKELCGDKVSISKMSCIENGKIKADKDILEYVSKKLNIDYDYLVSDVKEQLISNLEFIKTNAIEEKEEALKNNINYALEYSYDDLAFEFTHILFNYYVEKGKVENIHSIVSQYYDLYQKNNTPDNTIIYYTDMAEFFYSTKEYSEAINYYERIKPLLTEKKELDIDKYSYICYKQGISYLNISSLEKAYNSLNEAIRYIDNIEDNDKKGDLYHAFARINILINNEGKEKYVNLSYFYKRDNLMDLAIAKGENGKCFFAIKDKEKGLNEIKEGIKLFPKENKNEYVKFLNNCVKTLYDNEEYEYAFEIIDIALNCAIESDDIIEIEKAYYLKGMILQKQEMYDQAEIYMNLSLDSLLKFSNKEEKYKRYLDMAEMYYKLGETRESLKYFGLAMKLKEDK; via the coding sequence ATGGAGATATTATCAACTGGAGAGAAGATTAAAAGAATTAGAATATATCATGGAGTAACTTTAAAAGAATTATGTGGAGATAAAGTATCAATATCCAAAATGAGTTGTATAGAAAACGGAAAAATAAAAGCTGATAAGGATATTTTGGAGTATGTTTCAAAAAAACTCAACATAGATTATGATTACTTAGTAAGCGATGTTAAAGAACAGTTAATTTCTAATCTTGAATTTATAAAGACAAATGCAATAGAAGAAAAAGAAGAAGCATTAAAGAATAATATTAATTATGCTTTAGAATATTCATATGATGATTTGGCTTTTGAATTTACTCATATATTATTTAATTATTATGTTGAAAAAGGTAAAGTTGAAAATATACATTCTATAGTATCGCAATACTATGATTTATATCAAAAGAATAACACTCCAGATAATACTATTATTTACTATACTGATATGGCTGAATTCTTTTATAGTACTAAAGAATATTCTGAAGCAATCAACTATTATGAAAGAATAAAGCCGCTGCTTACAGAGAAAAAAGAGTTAGATATAGATAAGTATTCTTATATTTGTTATAAGCAGGGAATATCTTATTTAAATATTAGTAGTTTAGAAAAGGCTTATAATTCTTTAAACGAAGCTATAAGATATATTGATAATATTGAAGATAATGATAAAAAGGGAGATTTATATCACGCCTTTGCAAGAATTAATATACTAATTAATAATGAAGGAAAAGAAAAATACGTTAACCTTTCATATTTTTATAAAAGAGATAATTTAATGGATTTAGCAATAGCAAAAGGTGAAAATGGAAAATGTTTTTTTGCTATAAAAGATAAAGAAAAAGGGTTAAATGAAATTAAAGAAGGAATTAAATTATTTCCTAAGGAAAATAAAAATGAATATGTGAAGTTTTTAAATAACTGCGTGAAAACACTATATGACAATGAAGAATATGAATATGCATTTGAGATAATAGATATAGCTTTAAATTGTGCCATTGAAAGTGATGATATTATAGAAATAGAAAAAGCTTATTATTTAAAGGGAATGATACTTCAAAAACAAGAAATGTATGATCAGGCAGAAATTTATATGAACTTATCTTTAGATTCACTATTGAAATTTTCAAATAAAGAAGAAAAATATAAAAGATATTTGGATATGGCTGAAATGTATTATAAATTAGGAGAAACAAGAGAATCCTTAAAATATTTTGGACTAGCAATGAAATTGAAAGAAGATAAATAA
- a CDS encoding helix-turn-helix domain-containing protein — MEILALGEKIKRRRKELNMTLKDLAGDRITPGQISLVESGRSNPSMDLLEYLAEELQTSVEYLMESEETQAEKISIYYEQMAEAYILAGDYFSGEKYIENALYYVEKYNLDYRKAKILYIRAQIYMAKGELTLAQQFFLSANVIFIKNNNHEEIINTFLNLGKITLKLKAYHSANSYLRQAEKVYLDNNIGDDSLLGEIYYYMAESYYITENIKKAMDYSFLAKSKFEQVNNKEEYAKTLLLISEEYNAKGDLSNAIKYSQKSLEVYKELEELNNISEIENNLGKLFYRFENIEESFKHYEIAKEIRIRRKDEKLISTLINMCENYIKIKDIKKCEELLNEIKQYLKDEDFEHLVEINILWYRIHMINDKLKDAEYTLLNTYEIAKTNGLYQQAGQIAIMIGKFYIDNKRDIEAAKYLDEGINIFKEMGILRN, encoded by the coding sequence ATGGAGATTCTTGCATTAGGAGAAAAGATAAAAAGAAGAAGAAAAGAATTAAATATGACTCTTAAAGATCTAGCTGGGGATAGAATTACACCTGGGCAAATAAGCTTAGTTGAATCAGGAAGATCAAATCCCTCTATGGATTTATTAGAGTATTTAGCAGAGGAACTTCAAACTTCTGTTGAATATCTTATGGAGTCAGAAGAAACTCAAGCTGAGAAGATAAGTATTTATTATGAACAAATGGCAGAAGCATATATTTTAGCAGGAGATTATTTTTCTGGAGAAAAATATATTGAAAATGCATTATATTATGTTGAAAAGTACAATTTAGATTATAGGAAAGCAAAAATACTATATATAAGAGCACAGATATATATGGCTAAAGGCGAACTTACTTTAGCTCAGCAATTTTTCTTATCAGCAAATGTAATTTTTATTAAAAATAATAATCATGAGGAAATAATAAATACCTTCCTAAATTTGGGTAAGATAACTTTAAAGTTAAAAGCATATCATTCTGCTAATAGTTATTTAAGACAAGCAGAAAAGGTATACTTAGATAATAATATAGGAGATGATTCGTTACTTGGGGAAATTTATTATTATATGGCTGAATCTTATTATATAACTGAAAATATAAAGAAAGCCATGGATTATTCTTTTTTAGCAAAAAGTAAATTTGAACAAGTTAACAATAAAGAAGAATATGCAAAAACATTATTATTAATTTCTGAAGAATACAATGCTAAAGGAGACTTATCAAACGCTATAAAATATTCTCAAAAAAGTTTAGAAGTATATAAAGAACTGGAAGAATTAAATAATATTTCCGAAATAGAAAATAATTTAGGAAAACTGTTCTATAGATTTGAAAATATTGAAGAATCCTTTAAGCATTATGAGATTGCTAAGGAAATAAGAATTAGAAGAAAAGATGAAAAACTAATATCCACTTTAATAAATATGTGTGAAAATTATATTAAAATAAAAGATATTAAAAAATGTGAAGAATTATTAAATGAAATTAAGCAATATCTAAAAGATGAAGATTTTGAGCATTTAGTTGAAATTAATATATTGTGGTATAGAATTCATATGATAAATGATAAACTAAAAGATGCTGAATATACTTTATTAAATACATATGAAATAGCTAAAACAAATGGTTTATATCAACAAGCTGGGCAGATTGCAATAATGATTGGAAAATTCTATATTGATAATAAAAGAGATATAGAAGCTGCTAAATATTTAGATGAAGGGATAAATATTTTTAAGGAAATGGGAATCCTTAGGAATTAA
- a CDS encoding YtxH domain-containing protein, producing the protein MKTMKTIVTGAVLGVAVSAMMYPQLDRKKQRSIKKMGRKAANMAEDAYDAIMEYIK; encoded by the coding sequence ATGAAAACTATGAAAACTATTGTAACAGGTGCAGTATTAGGGGTGGCAGTAAGTGCTATGATGTATCCACAATTAGATAGAAAAAAACAAAGAAGTATCAAAAAAATGGGAAGGAAAGCAGCTAATATGGCTGAAGACGCATATGATGCAATAATGGAATATATAAAATAA
- a CDS encoding viroplasmin family protein has product MGKKVYAIKEGYDFENDKKIENLIVKTWDECLKYVKGVKGAKYKSFEDIKEAENFLNKGSQIFKKGVDNYPEDCLHVYVDGSYSVSSKKYAYGLVAVRNNVVEYIESGVSADSSQSNIRQIAGELEAAIKAVEYALYKRDKKVVIFHDYEGIAHHATGFWERREESSIRYYNKMNELMKLGIEVIFVKVDSHTGDIFNELADEKCKEKLSIISNKVVDKWLSNNLLFVENENIKREIISITNNKEDKIIVAKSSNENKLEETVEIKEDKDLLLEINRLLTKLNIEKQKKVLEYIKDIS; this is encoded by the coding sequence ATGGGAAAGAAAGTTTATGCTATAAAAGAAGGATATGATTTCGAAAATGATAAGAAAATAGAAAATCTAATAGTTAAGACCTGGGACGAATGTTTGAAATATGTTAAAGGGGTTAAGGGAGCAAAGTATAAAAGTTTTGAAGATATAAAAGAAGCTGAGAACTTTTTAAATAAAGGAAGTCAAATCTTTAAAAAAGGTGTAGATAATTATCCAGAGGATTGTTTGCATGTTTATGTAGATGGAAGTTATAGTGTAAGCTCTAAAAAATATGCATACGGCTTAGTTGCTGTTAGAAATAATGTGGTGGAGTATATTGAAAGTGGAGTATCAGCAGATAGCTCCCAAAGTAATATTAGGCAGATTGCTGGAGAATTAGAAGCTGCAATTAAAGCTGTTGAATATGCTTTGTATAAAAGGGATAAGAAAGTTGTAATATTCCATGATTATGAAGGAATTGCCCATCATGCCACAGGTTTCTGGGAAAGAAGAGAAGAATCATCCATTAGATATTATAATAAGATGAACGAATTAATGAAATTAGGCATAGAAGTGATTTTTGTTAAGGTTGATAGTCATACTGGAGATATTTTTAATGAATTGGCAGATGAAAAATGTAAAGAAAAATTATCTATTATTTCAAATAAAGTAGTAGATAAATGGTTATCTAATAATCTTTTATTTGTTGAAAATGAAAATATAAAAAGAGAGATAATAAGTATTACTAATAATAAGGAAGATAAAATTATTGTAGCTAAATCAAGCAATGAGAATAAATTAGAAGAAACAGTCGAAATTAAAGAAGATAAGGATCTTCTTTTAGAGATTAATAGACTTCTTACAAAACTTAATATTGAGAAACAAAAAAAGGTGTTAGAATATATAAAGGATATTAGTTAA
- a CDS encoding YkvA family protein, whose protein sequence is MNISEVKIGLKGKDLLSIINEFVKVEGLKVSEIDINENIIIKGSFKKIVTVDFTGSVKLKRVDNGIIEGELVDFKLSKIKIISFIRKAALKFALRAIEEKGIKYLDGKVIIDLKYILKDVPYVDFDVTNINVNEDTLYVEANNIEISIEGTLKKDNKEEDVKLLEEAEEEDYEEEIKEVAKVEDIYTKGRRIFENKLPEKIKPFKEYLFIIPDMLALIYRLLKDKRVPIKTKLVISAAIAYISFPTDIIPDNIPFIGNIDDIGVIIFTLNKLIDDVPIVVILENWQGKNDIIITLKTLVEYAVNLTGARNVEKIYRFIEEISTI, encoded by the coding sequence ATGAATATATCAGAAGTTAAAATTGGTTTAAAAGGGAAAGATTTATTAAGTATTATAAATGAATTTGTTAAAGTAGAAGGATTAAAAGTTTCTGAAATAGATATTAATGAGAATATTATAATTAAGGGAAGTTTTAAAAAGATAGTAACAGTGGACTTTACAGGGAGTGTGAAATTAAAAAGAGTAGATAATGGAATTATTGAGGGAGAATTAGTGGATTTTAAGCTTTCCAAAATTAAAATTATATCCTTTATAAGAAAGGCAGCTTTAAAATTTGCTTTAAGGGCTATTGAAGAAAAAGGAATAAAATATTTAGATGGGAAAGTAATAATTGATTTAAAATATATTTTAAAAGATGTACCATATGTTGATTTTGATGTTACTAATATAAATGTAAATGAAGATACTTTATATGTAGAAGCTAATAACATTGAAATATCAATAGAAGGAACTTTAAAAAAAGATAATAAGGAAGAGGATGTAAAGCTGTTAGAAGAAGCAGAGGAAGAAGATTATGAAGAAGAAATTAAGGAAGTAGCAAAAGTAGAGGATATCTATACAAAGGGGAGAAGAATATTTGAGAACAAATTACCAGAAAAGATAAAGCCTTTTAAGGAATACTTGTTTATAATACCTGATATGCTGGCTTTAATTTATAGATTACTTAAAGATAAAAGAGTTCCAATTAAAACAAAATTAGTAATTTCAGCTGCAATAGCTTATATATCTTTTCCAACAGATATAATTCCAGATAATATACCTTTTATAGGAAATATTGATGATATAGGAGTTATAATTTTTACCTTAAATAAATTAATAGATGATGTTCCAATAGTGGTTATATTAGAAAATTGGCAAGGAAAGAATGATATAATAATAACTTTAAAAACTTTAGTAGAATATGCTGTAAATTTAACTGGTGCAAGGAATGTAGAAAAAATATATAGGTTTATAGAAGAAATTTCAACAATCTAA
- a CDS encoding N-acetylmuramoyl-L-alanine amidase family protein, whose protein sequence is MAKWVLDAGHGGCDAGAVGKNNRREADINLEAAYEAMRLLEKNGETVLLTRASDVYLSYKDRAKIANDWGADYFISFHMNSFVDPLVTGTEVFIYEKGSKAEELASLIKAEIVANLRSKDRGIKEASYIELRETNMPAVIIEAEFLSNEEVEKNFDSKKYGYMVAKACLAFVDKVLLDIPKMNRKIPTREGWRVCVGYYKKYQDAEEEMKRLQRIGIKGVHLVPYPKE, encoded by the coding sequence TTGGCAAAGTGGGTACTAGACGCAGGTCATGGCGGATGTGATGCTGGAGCAGTTGGAAAAAACAATAGAAGAGAAGCAGATATAAATTTAGAAGCTGCCTATGAAGCCATGAGATTATTAGAGAAGAATGGTGAAACAGTTTTACTGACAAGAGCATCTGATGTTTATTTAAGTTATAAAGATAGAGCTAAAATAGCAAATGATTGGGGAGCAGATTATTTTATAAGCTTTCATATGAATTCCTTTGTTGATCCTTTAGTAACTGGAACAGAAGTTTTTATATATGAAAAAGGAAGCAAGGCAGAAGAACTGGCAAGTCTTATAAAAGCTGAGATTGTTGCAAACTTAAGATCTAAGGATAGAGGGATAAAGGAAGCCAGCTATATTGAATTAAGGGAAACTAATATGCCGGCTGTAATTATAGAAGCTGAATTTTTATCAAATGAAGAAGTAGAAAAGAACTTTGATAGTAAAAAGTATGGTTATATGGTTGCTAAGGCTTGCTTAGCATTTGTAGATAAAGTACTATTAGACATACCTAAAATGAATAGAAAAATTCCAACAAGAGAAGGTTGGAGAGTATGTGTTGGATATTATAAAAAATACCAAGATGCAGAAGAAGAAATGAAAAGGTTACAAAGAATAGGGATAAAAGGAGTTCATCTTGTTCCTTACCCTAAAGAGTAA
- a CDS encoding MetQ/NlpA family ABC transporter substrate-binding protein, whose amino-acid sequence MRKRRILSLLLTGILSIGLIGCGNAGASEGNKAKEEDKTIKIGVTPVPHAEIVNAIKPDLEAKGYTVEVIEYTDYVTPNTALADGDLDANYFQTIPYLEETNEGKGYDLTYTKGVHLEPIGIYSANIKSLDELKDGARVAVPNDPSNEARSLRLLESAGLIKLKEAELVTPKDIVENPKNLEFEELEAAQLPRVLEEVAIAVINGNYALEAGLSPAKDALYLEDATTEASKKYHNVIAVKKGNENSQKIKDLTKILTSDKVKKFIEDNYNGSVLPVF is encoded by the coding sequence ATGAGAAAAAGAAGAATTCTTTCATTATTATTAACAGGTATATTATCAATAGGATTAATAGGTTGTGGAAATGCAGGTGCTTCAGAAGGAAATAAAGCAAAAGAAGAAGATAAAACAATAAAAATCGGGGTTACACCAGTACCTCATGCAGAAATAGTAAATGCAATAAAACCAGATCTTGAAGCTAAGGGCTATACAGTAGAAGTAATAGAATATACAGATTATGTTACTCCAAATACAGCTTTAGCTGATGGAGACTTGGATGCAAATTACTTTCAAACTATTCCTTATTTAGAGGAGACAAATGAAGGAAAAGGATATGATTTAACTTATACTAAAGGAGTTCATTTAGAACCAATAGGAATATATTCAGCTAATATTAAAAGCTTAGATGAGCTAAAAGATGGAGCTAGGGTGGCAGTTCCAAATGATCCATCAAATGAAGCAAGATCATTAAGATTATTAGAAAGTGCAGGATTGATAAAGCTTAAAGAAGCAGAATTAGTTACACCTAAGGATATTGTGGAAAATCCAAAAAATCTTGAATTTGAAGAATTAGAGGCAGCTCAACTACCAAGAGTTTTAGAAGAAGTAGCTATAGCAGTTATTAATGGTAACTATGCCTTAGAAGCAGGTTTAAGTCCAGCAAAGGATGCTTTATATTTAGAAGATGCTACTACAGAAGCTTCAAAAAAATATCATAATGTTATTGCTGTAAAAAAAGGAAATGAAAATAGTCAAAAAATTAAAGATTTAACAAAAATTTTGACTTCAGATAAAGTTAAAAAATTTATAGAAGATAATTATAATGGGTCTGTGCTTCCGGTATTTTAA